Genomic segment of Syngnathus acus chromosome 10, fSynAcu1.2, whole genome shotgun sequence:
CATATTTCTGCCCCATCACTTTGCCCAGCCTCATCTTTAATATCTGGCACTTTGGGGCCTTTTCCGGGATTCCAGTGTTTGCCACAGCGTGGACCGTTTCTTGTATTGGGACCCGAGGCTTCGGGTGATTGAGCACGACCACGGGCTGGTTCGGGCCCGGCAACGTCACCGGCTGTTCTGCCTTGAGTGGCATCAAGTGGCCGGTGTCGCGCGCGACGATCGGAACGTCCTCTTGAAGTGCCGAGGGTTCCGATTCGTTGCCGCTGTTCATCCACACGCCACGTTCGTCCACTCTTGTCAACGAGACGGTCAAGAATTTGGAGAGGTCATACTGGCCATTTACAGTAGCAAAAGCGTCCGCATTCGATGAGTTGTCAGGAACAAGCTCTTCATTTTCGGATTTCAAGTTGGGATTGCAGCCAGGATTGTCCGTCTGTGTCGAGTTGGTTTTCTCCAGCTTGACATCAACGTTGCTGTCATTCAGCACCGGGACGGACGGCTGTTGTTGGGCAACTTCGACTTTGACAGAGCCACACGTCCGGTTCGTCTCTAACCGAGCTTCACAATTCACATCTGGGCTCAACTTCTCGGCGGTGTTGCTTTTGTCCATCACGATGCCCCGCAGTGCCATGACCAGTGGCTTCATGGCGCCCTCGTCGTCTCCTTCGCTCAGGGAAAACACGGAGGAGATGATCGGGAAACCCTCGGGCTTAGGCGTATCTCTTTCAGATGCACACTTGCTCGGGCAGACACCTTGAGGCCAAGCTGCATTGTCTGACTTGGAGCGGCATGGCACTACAGGTTCTTCGACCGATGGGGTCACACAGGCCGTCTTCTGCACTGTGACGGAACCGGGAAAAGGCGAACGAGGAGTAGCGCTCTCCTGGCAAAGACCGACCTCTGCACGCAACACTCGGATATCTGCATCTGAACGAACATTGGAGGAGGTGGACTTGTGACTTGGCTGGTTGACACCCGCTGGAGTGTTCATGACCTTCAGAGTTTCCTTGACTTTGGAGCCAGCGTTATCATTGAGGCAAACAACGCTGGTCGATGTGTCTCGGAACAAAACTGCCTTTGACGGGGGAATACTCTTGCACTTATCTGGAATACTGAGCCTTTCATCAGTTCTTTGTTGCGATGCACATGATCCCGTTAATACTGGCTGTAAGACACGCGTCAGAATTCTGGTCTCACGGTTCAAGAGAGCATTGGTCGCTTTGGCTTGATTATGAACAGGTTCATGTTGCTTGGATACAATTTCATTGCGCTCTCTCACAGTGTAGACAGTTTTGGAAACCTTGGTCGGACTGTCTAAGTTAATAACTTCCTGTGGCGTCCTTTTCAGTGTGACCTTTGCTTGGCTTGCTTGACCTGAGACAAGGCTTTTAGACGTGTTGAATGGTTTGCCAGCAGCGCGTTGCTGACCCACCGGCTTTGTTTCCAACTGCTTCCGGTTCTCATTGCACATTCCCATATTTGTCGACTTTACTGCGCTTGGGTGATTTAATTTGGACGCTAAAGTCTTGCCCACCATGACATTCTGTTGAACTGTTGTTCTCGTATCTTTCACTTCTGAAtcgttttcttgttttgacaCTAGTCTCAGCTTTAGCTCCTTTGACCCATTGACTGTTTTTACTTCCACAAATTCAACCATACACCCAACAGGGATACTTACTTCCTCTGGCAATGACACTGTTAATGCCCTGTTGTGATGAATGAAACTATCTGGAACACCATTTGAACAAATGGGAAGCATTGTGTTCATTGTTCTTGATTTTTGCCCGTCTTTAACGAGACTGCCAGTGGGCGTGCTATGGGATGGGACATTCACTTGAACTGGTGGCCGTGTTGAGTGCTCGGCACTCTGCACAAATAGCAAAGCATTGGAGGCCTGGGGATCCTTGCTATCGCCAACCTTTTTGGGTGCCTGactgatgtttttattatgcACACACGCAATGTGTTGTAAAAGGCTAACCTTCCGCAGGTATTGCTGTCCAcagtgcggacatgtgaaggTTGATTTGCTGTGTTCCTCCAGGTGTGCGTAGAGTTCGGCCTTGCTTAATACAGCCTTGTGGCAGTAAAAACAGAACAGTTTGGACCCCATGTGGTCAAGCATGTGCCTCTTGAAGAGGTCCATGTCCGACGTAGCAAATCCACACTTGCTGCAATGCATCGTGTCGAGAAATCTGGGCGTACGAACCAAGTAGCCATGTGGTTGTCCAGTCTTTGTGGAAGGGAAGCTCTGGCAAGTGACTGGTTTCATGATGAATGATCACCTGGCTGTGGCggcagtagcagcagcagcagcagcagctccaccCGCTTCCACAGCTTCACACCAGCATCCACATGTGTCTCCACCTTCTTTCTGGTGCCACTGTTAACTGTAGAGAAGAGTATTTCCCCCAAAAGATCACATTGTGTTAATGATTGTATGTTAATGAAGGGTTTCAACCACAGACCACTCCCCCCGAAAGCCCTTCCCCCCCTATATTGACCATTTGAAATTTATAGCTTCCACTGAGACgataaaaatctgaaaacacGCGCCAACACGAGGAAACAGTTATGCGCAAGTATCTGCATTGagcttttcaattttgtccgGAGCGAGTGGGAGtcgtttattttgaaaatgattacaaAGTAAAGGCCCAAATAGCAAGCAGGGTTGCGATGGCAAAGGGTGCTGGAGAAAATACAACCTCGTCGTCTAACGGTTCATTGACGAGTTACGTTGTATGCTACATGCTGATGACATACCTTTGTGCAGAGTATTGGAGTGCGTCAGCAGGAACCATTGAGATACATTTTTTCGCTGGATGCTtcccgaaaaaaaaatcttatctGAGCTACTCGATTCGCATATTTGCTTCTCCTGAACTAGCATGCTAAGACAATTCCGGAAACGCTCAATTATTTCCAAAATAAGACTCTATCTTTATTCCTTTGTAAACAACCTGTGCTTGACCGCgtttttgtatgtgttttgCCATTACAAAAGTATGTGTTATATCATTGCCGACAATTTAGATCAATAGGTGAGCAAAATATTTGGTGTTATGTGATAAGAGGGTGTTTTTA
This window contains:
- the LOC119128632 gene encoding uncharacterized protein LOC119128632, producing MKPVTCQSFPSTKTGQPHGYLVRTPRFLDTMHCSKCGFATSDMDLFKRHMLDHMGSKLFCFYCHKAVLSKAELYAHLEEHSKSTFTCPHCGQQYLRKVSLLQHIACVHNKNISQAPKKVGDSKDPQASNALLFVQSAEHSTRPPVQVNVPSHSTPTGSLVKDGQKSRTMNTMLPICSNGVPDSFIHHNRALTVSLPEEVSIPVGCMVEFVEVKTVNGSKELKLRLVSKQENDSEVKDTRTTVQQNVMVGKTLASKLNHPSAVKSTNMGMCNENRKQLETKPVGQQRAAGKPFNTSKSLVSGQASQAKVTLKRTPQEVINLDSPTKVSKTVYTVRERNEIVSKQHEPVHNQAKATNALLNRETRILTRVLQPVLTGSCASQQRTDERLSIPDKCKSIPPSKAVLFRDTSTSVVCLNDNAGSKVKETLKVMNTPAGVNQPSHKSTSSNVRSDADIRVLRAEVGLCQESATPRSPFPGSVTVQKTACVTPSVEEPVVPCRSKSDNAAWPQGVCPSKCASERDTPKPEGFPIISSVFSLSEGDDEGAMKPLVMALRGIVMDKSNTAEKLSPDVNCEARLETNRTCGSVKVEVAQQQPSVPVLNDSNVDVKLEKTNSTQTDNPGCNPNLKSENEELVPDNSSNADAFATVNGQYDLSKFLTVSLTRVDERGVWMNSGNESEPSALQEDVPIVARDTGHLMPLKAEQPVTLPGPNQPVVVLNHPKPRVPIQETVHAVANTGIPEKAPKCQILKMRLGKVMGQKYEVTGCTVRFSQ